One genomic segment of Pedobacter endophyticus includes these proteins:
- a CDS encoding Y-family DNA polymerase, which yields MQRRFVSIWFRQLLADWQLIRRPELKDVPFVFAAPDHGRMMITAVSPLAQDFGVEIGMRAADAKAICPGLEVLDDKPGRSKKLLKGLGEWCVRYSPIVVIDEFGMDGLLLDISGCAHLWGGERGYLKEIVSRLKGKGYTVRLAIADTPGAAWAVSRYGKITPLIPAGEQVDALLNLVPDALRLEEPILAKLRKLGFYQIKSFIGMPRSVLRRRFGEDFLLRLAQAIGTENEVLVPLQLPVAFSERLACLEPIKTRNGIEIAINKLLENLCKRMHAEGKGLRTGLLTCYRIDGKVVRVDIGTSGASNSPGHLFKLFQLKIDQIRPALGIELFVMDAPKVDEVEIPQEEMWTSKPGLDDQSVIRLLDRVAGKVGFQVIHRYLPAKRYWPERALSRAVSVSEKPNIAWRVDKPRPTELLKSPVPIEVMATIPDHPPKFFIYKGIRHIIAKADGPERIEREWWLDQGEHRDYYQVEDELGGRYWLFRSGHYGGEQKYQWFIHGFFA from the coding sequence ATGCAAAGGCGTTTTGTTTCTATATGGTTCCGCCAGTTACTGGCTGACTGGCAGCTTATCCGCAGGCCGGAGCTAAAGGACGTACCCTTTGTTTTTGCAGCCCCCGATCATGGGCGAATGATGATCACGGCAGTCAGCCCATTAGCCCAGGATTTCGGGGTAGAGATAGGGATGCGTGCAGCAGATGCCAAGGCAATATGTCCAGGACTGGAAGTGCTGGATGATAAACCCGGCCGTTCTAAAAAACTGCTCAAAGGACTTGGAGAATGGTGCGTGCGCTATTCCCCTATAGTGGTCATTGATGAATTTGGAATGGATGGATTGCTATTGGATATTTCGGGATGCGCCCATCTATGGGGAGGAGAACGCGGATACCTTAAAGAAATAGTTTCCAGACTAAAAGGCAAGGGATATACCGTTCGCCTGGCTATTGCCGATACGCCCGGCGCGGCCTGGGCAGTATCGCGTTATGGAAAAATCACCCCTTTGATCCCCGCTGGGGAACAGGTTGATGCACTGCTGAACCTGGTTCCAGATGCCCTGCGACTCGAAGAGCCCATACTTGCAAAACTTCGCAAACTGGGATTTTACCAGATCAAGAGTTTTATTGGAATGCCTAGATCCGTGTTGCGCAGGCGGTTTGGAGAAGATTTTCTGCTGCGCTTGGCGCAGGCTATAGGAACAGAAAACGAAGTGCTTGTTCCCTTGCAGCTACCTGTTGCCTTTAGTGAAAGGCTGGCCTGCCTGGAACCTATCAAGACCAGAAACGGGATTGAGATTGCTATCAATAAGCTTCTTGAAAATCTTTGCAAGCGCATGCATGCGGAGGGAAAGGGATTGCGCACGGGACTGCTGACCTGTTACCGCATTGATGGGAAAGTGGTGCGGGTTGATATAGGCACCAGTGGAGCATCCAATAGCCCAGGTCATCTGTTCAAACTTTTTCAGCTTAAAATTGATCAGATCAGGCCAGCCCTTGGTATTGAGCTTTTCGTAATGGATGCACCAAAGGTAGATGAGGTAGAGATCCCCCAGGAGGAAATGTGGACTTCAAAACCGGGATTGGATGACCAGAGCGTAATCAGATTGCTCGACCGCGTTGCCGGAAAAGTGGGATTTCAGGTTATCCATCGCTATCTTCCCGCCAAAAGATATTGGCCGGAACGTGCCCTTTCCAGAGCGGTTTCAGTGAGCGAAAAACCCAACATCGCCTGGCGGGTGGATAAGCCACGGCCTACAGAACTATTGAAATCCCCTGTGCCAATAGAGGTGATGGCCACCATTCCCGATCATCCCCCTAAGTTTTTTATTTATAAGGGCATTCGGCATATCATCGCCAAGGCAGATGGTCCTGAGCGTATTGAACGCGAATGGTGGCTAGATCAGGGTGAGCATAGGGATTACTACCAGGTCGAGGACGAGCTGGGCGGACGTTATTGGCTGTTCCGTTCAGGCCACTATGGGGGCGAACAAAAGTATCAGTGGTTTATTCATGGATTTTTTGCATAA
- a CDS encoding ImuA family protein, whose protein sequence is MDAKRELFQKLQQDILLWQGFKPLSAGKAERIGLGEIEDAFPGKVFPQKAIHEFITVLPEHAAASEGFIAGLLSVLMENGAACVWASTSRGLFPASLSLFNVEPERIIFMDVQTEKDVLWITEEALKCEGLAAVVAEVNNLSLIESRRLQLTVEKSGVTGFILRKDENKTASTVATARWRISPLPSQTEEGMPGLGFPRWQVELLKVRNGNPGSFVLEWAGEKFEEVKKAKKEIVWSELEGRQIG, encoded by the coding sequence ATGGATGCTAAAAGGGAATTGTTTCAAAAATTGCAGCAGGATATTCTGCTGTGGCAGGGCTTTAAACCCCTGTCTGCTGGCAAGGCTGAACGCATTGGCCTCGGGGAAATTGAAGATGCCTTTCCGGGCAAGGTCTTTCCCCAAAAAGCCATCCATGAGTTTATCACCGTGCTTCCCGAACACGCAGCCGCTAGCGAGGGATTTATTGCCGGACTGCTTTCAGTGCTGATGGAAAATGGCGCAGCTTGCGTATGGGCAAGCACTTCCCGCGGTTTGTTCCCCGCATCGTTGAGCCTATTTAATGTTGAGCCTGAACGGATCATATTCATGGACGTACAGACCGAAAAAGATGTTCTCTGGATTACAGAAGAAGCCTTAAAGTGCGAAGGCCTCGCTGCAGTAGTAGCCGAGGTTAACAACTTATCGCTAATTGAATCCCGAAGATTGCAGCTTACCGTAGAAAAAAGTGGCGTTACAGGTTTTATCCTCCGCAAAGATGAAAATAAAACCGCCAGTACCGTTGCAACCGCAAGATGGAGAATTAGCCCCTTGCCTTCCCAAACCGAGGAAGGTATGCCGGGCCTTGGCTTTCCCAGATGGCAGGTAGAGCTTTTAAAGGTGCGCAATGGCAACCCTGGCAGCTTCGTGCTAGAATGGGCAGGCGAAAAATTCGAGGAGGTTAAAAAAGCTAAAAAAGAAATCGTTTGGTCTGAACTGGAGGGCAGACAAATTGGATAA
- a CDS encoding DUF6602 domain-containing protein, with amino-acid sequence MNTNGSPLHAQMPTQGWKQFLAARTRMLAAYDLAKDLENNKLVKTRHGRVAEAEFRKWLSEFLPKRYAVASGYIISPGISSKEHMVHYDVIIYDQLESPVLWVEENPDASLQGKSLAIPVEYVHAVFEVKSSFNSQSAKDAVEQLSKLKPLLARLDPQHSRGELYLPANFFCATVFFELRKEHEKDFAAMDKLVEATMLRGFHGGIILRADTLDKYYSGKIKFRNEDVDTSANTRSSLSFWATSKCLKYKDDAYFSLLLTFWEQHFSEFAFDIISLLKGTYHPNVLSSLYCMGSTALENGSCVETRYEDPEAVNRYQEETAANLKAQGFIGIEPSDI; translated from the coding sequence ATGAATACCAATGGATCCCCGCTTCATGCACAGATGCCGACCCAAGGATGGAAACAGTTCCTGGCTGCCAGAACCAGAATGCTCGCCGCTTATGATCTTGCAAAAGATCTGGAAAACAATAAGCTGGTCAAGACCAGACATGGCCGCGTGGCAGAAGCTGAATTTAGAAAGTGGCTAAGCGAATTTCTGCCCAAACGCTACGCCGTTGCCTCAGGATATATCATCTCGCCAGGCATTTCAAGTAAAGAGCACATGGTGCATTATGATGTAATCATATACGACCAGCTGGAATCCCCGGTACTGTGGGTGGAGGAAAATCCGGATGCTTCCCTACAGGGAAAATCACTCGCAATACCCGTGGAATATGTACACGCCGTATTTGAGGTGAAGTCCTCATTTAACAGCCAATCCGCCAAGGATGCAGTTGAACAACTCTCCAAGTTAAAGCCGCTATTGGCCCGGTTAGATCCCCAGCATAGCCGCGGCGAGCTCTATCTTCCTGCCAATTTTTTCTGCGCGACAGTATTCTTTGAGCTTAGAAAAGAGCATGAGAAGGATTTTGCGGCGATGGACAAATTGGTCGAGGCTACAATGCTTAGGGGATTTCACGGCGGAATAATACTTCGCGCTGATACTCTTGATAAATATTATAGCGGGAAAATAAAATTCAGAAACGAAGACGTTGATACTAGCGCCAACACCAGGTCATCATTATCTTTTTGGGCAACATCGAAATGCCTTAAGTATAAAGATGATGCATATTTTAGTCTGTTATTGACATTCTGGGAACAGCATTTTTCCGAATTCGCATTCGACATCATTTCCCTTTTGAAGGGAACTTATCATCCCAACGTGCTATCAAGTCTATATTGCATGGGCTCAACCGCATTGGAAAATGGCAGCTGTGTTGAAACCAGATACGAGGACCCCGAAGCTGTAAATAGATATCAGGAAGAGACCGCAGCAAACCTAAAAGCCCAGGGCTTTATTGGAATTGAACCGTCTGATATCTAA
- a CDS encoding SOS response-associated peptidase: MCYYNGQKVARAEFIQLKQLEKAVKNYDFLDTGVHNGFNYAPCAIVVPTDDRRDFEIQQAEWGFIPGYAKDREEAKKFRGMYTTLNFKAENLFENESGKKSMWADSARKRRCLVLSTGIIESMHVPTYGKKGQLLKATDKIPYQVGIVGKEYFWFPGVYNDWLDKDTGEVVRTVAFATTAANGIMQQIHNSKKRMPTILTDDLAWEWLMQEPSDERLTEIALTQIPSKLMEACTIDKGYRFAGEATPANYPDHPALDLSFVDQEVLDFDHWRN; this comes from the coding sequence ATGTGTTATTACAATGGGCAGAAAGTGGCAAGAGCGGAATTTATCCAGCTCAAACAATTGGAAAAAGCTGTCAAAAATTATGATTTTTTGGACACGGGCGTTCATAACGGTTTCAATTATGCCCCCTGCGCTATTGTAGTGCCCACAGATGATAGAAGGGATTTTGAGATCCAGCAGGCCGAGTGGGGATTTATTCCCGGCTATGCCAAGGATCGCGAAGAGGCCAAAAAATTCAGGGGAATGTACACCACCCTCAACTTTAAGGCGGAGAACCTCTTTGAGAATGAATCAGGTAAGAAGTCCATGTGGGCAGATTCGGCACGGAAACGCAGATGCCTGGTTCTGTCGACCGGAATCATCGAATCGATGCATGTGCCTACCTATGGAAAAAAGGGGCAGCTGCTAAAGGCTACAGATAAAATCCCATATCAAGTTGGAATCGTTGGAAAAGAATATTTCTGGTTCCCTGGGGTTTATAACGATTGGCTAGACAAAGATACCGGCGAAGTGGTCAGAACAGTTGCCTTTGCGACTACAGCCGCAAATGGCATCATGCAGCAGATCCATAATTCTAAGAAGCGCATGCCAACTATACTTACCGATGACCTGGCATGGGAATGGCTGATGCAGGAGCCCAGCGACGAGCGTTTAACCGAAATTGCACTTACACAGATCCCGTCAAAATTGATGGAAGCCTGCACTATTGATAAAGGTTACCGCTTTGCCGGTGAGGCTACCCCTGCCAATTATCCTGACCATCCGGCTTTGGATCTTAGTTTTGTGGATCAGGAAGTTTTGGATTTCGACCACTGGAGGAATTAA
- a CDS encoding sensor histidine kinase gives MRFKEERLKREQSERMEYLNDLKNKEMQNELHVAKYEYLRAQINPHLLFNTLSFLYDSVRKFNEDAGEAVLNLAELMRFSLETKESPEEFPKLEEELHQIDNLISLNKIRKDKEQYINLSFPEEVKDFRFIPLVIITLLENMLKHGNLQKPHQPGLLDIKLSENELSISTSNLINTRIHHSGFNKGMDNIEKRLSLAYGEKFSFRYGRTASNYFEVSLILSY, from the coding sequence TTGCGTTTCAAAGAAGAACGGCTGAAAAGAGAACAGTCGGAAAGAATGGAATATTTAAACGATTTGAAAAATAAAGAGATGCAAAATGAACTACATGTTGCGAAGTATGAATATCTGCGAGCCCAAATCAATCCACACCTTTTATTCAACACATTGAGTTTTTTATATGATAGCGTCCGAAAATTTAATGAGGACGCCGGAGAAGCCGTACTTAATTTGGCTGAATTGATGCGGTTTAGTCTTGAAACGAAGGAATCACCCGAAGAATTTCCGAAGTTGGAGGAGGAACTGCATCAGATTGATAACCTCATATCCCTTAATAAAATAAGGAAAGACAAAGAACAGTATATTAATCTTTCTTTTCCTGAAGAAGTTAAGGATTTTCGCTTTATACCATTGGTTATAATCACTTTATTAGAAAACATGCTAAAGCATGGAAATTTACAAAAGCCACACCAACCTGGTTTATTAGATATTAAATTAAGTGAAAACGAATTATCAATAAGTACTTCCAATTTAATCAACACCAGGATTCATCATTCAGGTTTTAATAAAGGAATGGACAACATAGAAAAAAGACTGAGTTTAGCTTATGGAGAAAAATTTAGTTTCCGCTATGGGAGGACTGCTAGCAACTATTTCGAGGTAAGTTTAATTTTATCCTACTGA
- a CDS encoding LytR/AlgR family response regulator transcription factor, whose product MEQLRCVVIDDEKHSISILSDYIETNPNLKLVKTFLDPLIALSEISIRDKIDFIFLDIDMPEITGIELAKKLVNRSRFIVFTTAFTKYAIEAFEVNASRYLVKPISKPKFIKTVWDILDAERKRIEGIRIAQKKYFYVSIGDRGQKLKIKKSKILFFESLKNYMKIVTEEQDYTVYLTMKEVEKEFWGTLFYRVHRSYFVNEERVEKIAGNTLKLGAHIIPMGNNYKQGFIEFSENKTLRSGRKS is encoded by the coding sequence ATGGAACAACTTCGTTGCGTCGTAATCGACGATGAAAAACATTCAATCTCGATTCTCTCAGATTACATTGAGACGAATCCCAACCTAAAATTAGTCAAGACTTTTCTTGATCCCCTTATTGCACTTTCAGAAATCAGTATCAGAGACAAAATAGACTTTATTTTCTTGGATATAGACATGCCAGAAATTACCGGTATTGAGCTTGCAAAAAAATTAGTCAACAGGTCCCGATTTATCGTCTTCACAACAGCATTTACAAAATATGCAATAGAAGCTTTTGAGGTTAATGCATCGCGTTATCTGGTAAAGCCGATTTCAAAACCTAAATTTATAAAGACTGTTTGGGACATTTTAGATGCAGAAAGAAAAAGAATAGAAGGGATACGGATTGCCCAAAAAAAATATTTCTATGTCAGCATCGGCGATAGAGGACAGAAACTGAAGATAAAAAAATCCAAAATATTATTTTTCGAAAGCTTGAAAAACTACATGAAAATTGTTACCGAGGAACAGGATTACACAGTTTATTTGACAATGAAGGAAGTTGAAAAAGAATTTTGGGGCACACTGTTTTACAGAGTTCACCGCAGTTACTTCGTGAACGAAGAGAGGGTTGAAAAGATAGCTGGAAATACATTAAAGCTCGGAGCACACATCATTCCGATGGGCAACAACTATAAGCAAGGTTTTATTGAATTTTCGGAGAATAAAACGTTAAGATCCGGCCGGAAGTCTTAA
- a CDS encoding helix-turn-helix domain-containing protein produces MQNRNSNPEIVTVEISHLDYLIIVNVKNLRSKLGLSQVSLTQKMGLSEGFVGKVELFTERAKYSIRHINLLASALNCTIQDILPLEQPKYDMVILTLRRTNKINKDGSLSQKKTTEVIKIEPKEKS; encoded by the coding sequence ATGCAGAACCGGAATTCCAACCCTGAGATTGTAACTGTAGAAATTTCTCATTTGGATTATTTAATTATTGTTAATGTAAAAAACTTGAGGTCAAAGCTTGGCTTATCTCAAGTTTCACTAACGCAAAAGATGGGTTTATCAGAAGGTTTTGTAGGAAAAGTTGAGCTGTTCACTGAAAGAGCAAAATATAGTATTAGACATATAAACTTGTTAGCAAGCGCTCTCAATTGCACTATACAAGATATCCTCCCCTTGGAGCAGCCAAAATATGACATGGTCATATTAACTTTAAGGAGAACAAACAAAATTAACAAAGATGGTTCTTTATCCCAAAAGAAAACCACTGAGGTAATTAAAATCGAACCAAAAGAAAAAAGTTAA
- a CDS encoding TlpA family protein disulfide reductase has product MKKTIFSIARALPCLFFGIDLIKKPKRCVPPFYGNLSLSCFQLDGQTTRNVAKLAYREINLERLLRKKIIRLTAALFFLSTSLFAQAKATSHQLAINDKIPNLILSQILNFHQKSAQFSSFRNKALVLDFWATYCSPCIAEFPKMDAMQKKYGKNIQFLLMNTYASDTVEVLEKFLAGQRAKIKDFALPIVVNNAEIKTVFPVNTMPHYIWIGADGRIKAITRADQLTEENVSRLIAGLSLNLKTKKD; this is encoded by the coding sequence ATGAAAAAAACGATATTCTCTATCGCTAGGGCACTGCCATGCCTTTTTTTTGGAATCGACCTTATAAAGAAACCCAAGAGATGTGTTCCACCTTTTTATGGGAATTTAAGCTTAAGCTGTTTTCAATTGGATGGTCAGACAACAAGGAATGTTGCTAAACTAGCCTATAGAGAAATAAATCTAGAAAGATTACTTAGAAAGAAAATCATTCGGTTAACTGCAGCTTTGTTTTTCCTTTCAACCTCTCTATTCGCGCAGGCAAAGGCGACAAGTCATCAACTGGCAATCAACGATAAAATACCTAATCTTATCCTTTCTCAAATCCTAAATTTTCACCAGAAAAGCGCTCAATTTTCGAGTTTTAGAAATAAAGCGCTTGTTCTTGATTTTTGGGCGACATACTGCTCTCCTTGTATCGCAGAATTTCCGAAAATGGATGCTATGCAAAAAAAATATGGTAAAAATATTCAGTTTTTATTGATGAATACCTATGCGAGTGATACTGTAGAAGTTCTAGAAAAATTTTTAGCTGGGCAAAGAGCAAAAATTAAAGATTTCGCTTTACCCATAGTCGTAAACAACGCTGAAATAAAAACCGTATTTCCAGTCAATACGATGCCGCACTATATCTGGATTGGTGCAGATGGACGTATTAAAGCGATTACACGTGCCGATCAACTTACAGAAGAAAACGTCTCGCGACTTATTGCGGGTTTAAGTCTCAACCTTAAAACTAAAAAAGATTAA
- a CDS encoding SusC/RagA family TonB-linked outer membrane protein translates to MMANHFNTRKMKWNFLLFCMALIIIILSAITAFAQEANVLKGKVTDFDGRVIPASVRSKKNMTIVDEAGNFTIGKLNVGDTIRITATGYKTIFRIYSINEKFISVKMTDESQQLEDVTVQTGYQTLKPNEVNGTISSITEKALGERAGSNILERIIGQNSGLMLQLGKSNNNPQNKTNISVRGLGTINGPLDPLIVLDGFIYEGDISNINPNDVENVSVLKDAAAASIWGARAGNGVIVITTKKGRQNQPMQIAFSANVLVQDLPKFNSIRQMSSGDYIAFEKQLFELGYFNDRISTTPWLALTPVVELLLARRNGQISQLTADNRINLLVGNNTQQSYLDNFYTRGILQQYSLNLKGGSDRNTYLLSAAYDKNRGEVYNTSGKLNLHFANEFKVLEKLNLSTNVYYTNFTGKTGRPAYNNLSSGGRYPPYLNFSQPGGLATEFRSAYTDTLAKGKLLDWKFYPTEDYKHDYTDSRSQDLFANVGLKYQIVKGLNLQVNYQYQRQSSDTERTSDEQSYAARNLINSFSQVNASTGIITYPVPKGGILNSSSSVVNSQTGRAQFNYNNVFGLHSITAILGAEARSANTSSRGSRRLGYQSDPLYFIPVDEVGLYRQYLTGFTSQIGSVNTLTQTAYRFISTYANFAYTFKGRYLLSGSIRRDGSNIFGADINDKWKPLWSSGFGWKISDESCYNLHWLPVLRLTTTFGYSGNVDLTKTASPIASYGVNALTGFPFTRVNAINNPNLKWEQLSQVDMKLDFELPKQILTGSFSYYIKKGTDLYGVTNYDYTTWGAREVITRNVGNMKGQGFDLDLHSRNFQTQNFNWGTDLYISYNTNKTTKYNNRDNSSAYYNLLNAGNSISPIVGYPLYAIAGYKWGGLDSKGNPQGYLNGKLSTDYDAITDESFNSGENVVYLGSASPKYFGSLINTFFFKGLSLSLNINYKLGYKVRKPALAYSSLIESGLGNYEYESRWQKPGDENLTNVPSFIYGSSSSRDAFYAYSEINVMPGDHIRLDYIRLSYKLNTVQWKFPFRDLEIYSGLQNVGIIWRANNFGLDPEYSNVLAPSRQLTFGLRGSF, encoded by the coding sequence ATGATGGCAAATCATTTCAACACTAGAAAAATGAAGTGGAATTTTCTACTGTTTTGTATGGCTCTGATAATCATTATCCTTTCTGCAATAACAGCTTTTGCTCAAGAAGCGAATGTGTTAAAAGGGAAGGTTACCGACTTCGATGGAAGGGTAATCCCGGCCAGTGTTCGCTCGAAGAAGAATATGACAATAGTTGATGAGGCTGGAAACTTTACTATTGGAAAATTAAATGTCGGCGACACAATTCGTATCACTGCAACTGGATATAAAACAATATTCAGGATTTATTCAATAAATGAAAAATTCATTTCTGTAAAGATGACAGATGAATCGCAGCAGTTAGAAGATGTCACAGTTCAGACCGGTTATCAAACATTAAAGCCTAACGAAGTTAACGGAACAATCTCCTCCATTACAGAGAAAGCGCTAGGAGAACGTGCAGGTTCGAATATTTTGGAAAGGATAATTGGCCAAAATAGCGGCTTAATGCTCCAGTTAGGAAAGAGTAATAACAATCCACAAAATAAGACCAATATTTCAGTACGTGGTCTCGGAACAATCAATGGACCACTGGATCCGCTTATCGTACTTGATGGTTTTATTTATGAAGGAGATATCTCTAATATTAACCCTAATGATGTAGAGAATGTATCTGTACTAAAAGATGCAGCAGCTGCATCAATTTGGGGTGCTAGGGCTGGTAATGGCGTAATAGTGATTACAACTAAGAAAGGCAGGCAGAACCAGCCCATGCAAATTGCCTTTAGTGCAAATGTACTGGTGCAGGATTTACCAAAATTTAATTCGATTAGGCAAATGAGTAGCGGTGATTATATTGCTTTTGAAAAACAGCTTTTCGAATTAGGGTATTTCAATGATCGGATATCAACTACACCATGGTTGGCACTAACCCCTGTGGTCGAACTTCTTTTAGCAAGAAGAAACGGGCAGATTTCGCAATTAACGGCGGATAATCGTATAAATTTATTAGTCGGAAATAATACACAACAGTCCTATCTGGACAATTTTTATACTCGTGGGATTCTTCAGCAATATAGCCTTAATCTTAAAGGTGGTAGTGACCGTAATACTTATCTGCTTTCTGCTGCCTATGATAAAAATAGGGGTGAAGTGTACAATACCTCGGGTAAATTAAATCTGCATTTTGCCAATGAGTTTAAGGTGCTTGAGAAATTAAACCTCAGTACAAATGTTTATTACACAAATTTTACCGGAAAGACCGGGCGTCCCGCTTATAATAACCTTAGCTCCGGGGGAAGGTATCCGCCGTATTTGAATTTCTCCCAGCCGGGAGGGCTTGCTACTGAATTCAGATCCGCATATACCGATACACTTGCGAAAGGGAAACTTCTTGACTGGAAATTTTATCCCACAGAAGATTATAAACATGATTATACTGATTCCCGTTCTCAGGACTTATTTGCTAACGTCGGGCTTAAGTATCAAATCGTAAAAGGGTTAAATCTGCAGGTAAATTATCAATATCAACGCCAGAGTTCAGATACTGAACGAACATCCGATGAACAAAGTTATGCAGCCAGAAATCTGATCAACTCTTTTAGCCAGGTAAATGCCTCTACGGGTATTATTACTTATCCGGTGCCAAAAGGCGGGATCCTTAATTCTTCATCTTCAGTAGTAAACTCCCAAACTGGAAGAGCGCAATTCAACTACAATAACGTTTTTGGCTTGCATAGCATCACTGCAATTTTGGGTGCTGAAGCAAGAAGTGCAAATACTTCTTCCAGGGGAAGCAGAAGACTAGGATATCAATCCGACCCGCTGTATTTCATCCCTGTCGACGAGGTTGGTCTCTACCGTCAATACCTAACGGGCTTCACAAGTCAGATCGGCAGCGTTAACACCCTGACTCAAACCGCATACCGTTTTATAAGTACGTATGCCAATTTCGCTTATACCTTCAAGGGACGTTACCTTTTATCAGGAAGTATAAGGCGTGATGGATCAAATATTTTTGGTGCTGATATAAATGACAAATGGAAGCCCCTATGGTCATCAGGCTTTGGATGGAAAATTTCGGATGAATCCTGCTACAATTTACATTGGTTGCCAGTACTGCGGCTAACCACAACCTTTGGTTACAGTGGCAATGTAGATTTGACGAAAACAGCATCCCCAATTGCAAGCTACGGAGTGAACGCTTTAACCGGTTTCCCTTTTACGAGGGTCAATGCCATAAATAATCCGAATTTGAAATGGGAGCAGCTTTCACAAGTTGATATGAAGTTGGATTTTGAACTTCCAAAGCAAATTTTAACAGGATCATTTTCTTATTACATTAAGAAAGGGACAGATTTATATGGTGTAACGAATTATGATTATACTACTTGGGGAGCCAGGGAGGTGATTACCCGAAATGTTGGCAATATGAAAGGGCAGGGATTTGACCTTGATCTGCATAGTAGAAATTTTCAAACTCAAAATTTTAACTGGGGAACTGACTTATATATTAGTTATAATACCAATAAAACTACAAAGTATAATAACCGGGATAATTCGTCGGCGTATTATAATCTACTTAATGCTGGAAATTCAATCAGCCCGATCGTAGGATATCCTCTTTATGCAATTGCGGGCTATAAATGGGGAGGGCTGGATAGCAAGGGAAATCCGCAAGGGTATTTAAATGGGAAACTCAGTACAGACTATGATGCTATAACTGATGAGTCTTTTAATTCAGGGGAAAATGTTGTGTACCTCGGTTCGGCAAGTCCAAAATATTTTGGTTCTTTAATCAACACGTTTTTTTTCAAGGGCTTGAGTTTATCACTAAATATTAACTATAAATTGGGTTATAAAGTGAGAAAACCAGCCCTTGCCTACTCATCGCTCATAGAAAGTGGGCTGGGCAATTATGAATATGAATCCCGCTGGCAAAAGCCTGGTGATGAAAATCTTACAAATGTACCTTCATTTATCTATGGTTCTTCAAGTTCCAGGGATGCATTTTACGCTTATTCGGAGATTAATGTGATGCCTGGAGATCACATCCGCTTAGATTATATCCGTTTAAGTTATAAGTTAAATACTGTGCAATGGAAATTCCCGTTCCGCGACCTTGAAATCTATTCAGGCTTACAGAATGTAGGGATCATCTGGAGAGCCAATAATTTCGGTTTGGATCCAGAGTATTCGAATGTACTAGCACCATCCCGTCAGCTAACATTTGGTTTACGGGGATCTTTTTAA